The Dreissena polymorpha isolate Duluth1 chromosome 2, UMN_Dpol_1.0, whole genome shotgun sequence nucleotide sequence TGGGCGACTGTTTCTAATTATTATGATTTTTCTGTGACCGCTTACCCAATTTTGTTAATACAGATTTATCTTGGTTAATTGCAAATAACAACATGATGGTATAAGTATGGTTTGAACGGGCtacacattttaaatcaaaagtTCATTTACAGTATCCCAGTCCGTGTATTATATTCCGCTATTGAGTCCACGCAcacatggtttaaaaaaataaaatcttttcaCCTTTTGTAACATTTAGTCTTTGTTAATATGCATCCCTTACGGCTGGTATTTTTTTATGTAGCACATTTTTTGCTCGTAGTAGGATagaattgtttattaattaaatcataataattaaaaacagtCGCCCAGTTTAAATTAATCGATTTTTGAGACGCTCCTTTGACAATTTTGATCTTCAAACCAATTAAACCGATGTTAAGCATTATTTGTGACAATAGAAGCTTCCTGGTCGTCAAGAGCTGTTTTTATTGCTTTGGGGATTTTTACCACTTGTTACCATTTGTTAACACAAATTCGAATGCAAATCAATCGTCGATTGCTAAAAGGTCCAGGTCATATTTAACAGAAAAGAGCTTACAATATTGGAATATTTTACAGTGTTTAAGTCTTTACAGACAACATCATTTTAAGAGCAATACCTTAAATTTATCCGGTTGAGGGGAGGGGCATGTTTTGTGCAATGCCTGTGTCCCATGTCCTGATGTAAATGACACActctttttaataattaaaaaatcgaCAACGGACTCCTCATGTTGCAAACATCTAGTTATTAAATACACCTTTCTAATAGGACACACTTGTTATGCTATAATTTCCGTTAAATCAtatgtcaaaatatttatattgaaatcatattcaataattttagcAAAGACGGAGTTCTCAAAACCGAGAAAGTGTAACACGTCCTTGAGGCGATTTTTCCCTTGAATTGGACAATTTTATCTTTGTAGTTTGTAAAGATCTTCTTTTTTTGACGTTACTAGAGACTTTGAAACAATGTGTTACCCTAATTACTTAAAGATAATATTATTTCTAAATGAGAACATGGCATCATTCAGAATTCATTAGGTTTATACTTTGGACATTTTATAAGTTGCTTTTCACAGCATTCACTAATGGCTTCATATTGAAAACATTTCtttcattctttatttataaacgGCTATGTTATGTGTGTCGTTCTATTTCATAGATTTTTAAGCAAAATATGTGTTACAATCTAATTAGTCATTAAGACAAACGTTATTCGCCCTCATGGCGAAAATAAGTTTACCTACTGGTAGAGACATACGGAATACGTTTAATCACATATTCAATTAATATGACATGTCTCAATTTAAAAAGAATCACTTCACACACAACAAGAGTCACATAATATTATATCTTAATACGTGCGTACATTTCAGTGTGTTACAGTGCTACAAATGATGCCAATGTTGTCATGTTCGGAAAGACGCTTTAAAGTGAACCGGGTCATTTGTCATTATTCCAACATAGTTTCGTCAACATGTTGacttattatttatatgatattaTACATTAATTACAGGACTCTTAATGCATTTAGTTGAGTTGTTATCAATTTGAGGAATGGACAACCGAATCAGCGTCAATGAAAAATATGTGTACGTTTAAATGCCGAATATGCTTGACTCATTTGTGAATTCAGTGGGTATTAATAATGAACTATTGTTCAAAAAAGtaatttacaaaaatgttttgaaaaacgagctattatatatgataataaaagccTACAGCAGCCGAGTCTCGACATTGATCAAAGAGTTTGATATTTTGGACGTGTATCATTAATCGGTAAACTTGTTTGATCGTTTATTCTAATGGGACATTTACAATGATAGGGAAATCAGctctttattgtttaatatctCACGCAATTATTAATTTGATGTGCTACCCTGATAGCAATCTAATAAACACCCATTCAGAAAACTTATTTTCTCTTTCAAAATAATACACCGAATACAAATACAGGGAagttacatataattaaatagtGATCAACAAACATCAAAACAGGAAGGTTTTGAAGCGTTTATTACAAAGGTTCTAAAGCAATGTAAATAAGTCAATCTGAATTAGCAAACACACGACACAAAAACTTCCTATTCCTGCATCCAATTGCCAGGTTTTGCACAATGATATCTTAAtcattaaaaagtaaatataaatttcaaacaCTTGATTCTTTTGGGACCAAATACACCTGAACACGTGCTTTTCGCTAGGATTAATCAGAGCTAGCTCACACATCTGTGTCGGGAGTGGTAATTTTCGAAGCAAGTGATACAATTTGAACAATTTGGTAGAGTAAAACAATCAAATTTCACACACCGAATATACATTCCAGTTTAACCATTTCAATCCCAACAACAACTCAACAGACAGGGCATATTTTGATCCGCATTTGCATAAACTAAAACAAAAGGCCCGATGGCCCTAGATTGCAAACCTGAGACATGTAGAAACTTGACAGTTATGTCCAGATTTGTGTATGTTTGTCTTAAAACTGTCGATATATTAAAACACAAGTAACCCATAGAATTCAGCCAACTTTAACCCAGGGGCTTGATGTGGAAAAACATATGATAGTCGATTCAGCACGATTGTTCACTGCCCCAATAGTTTCTTCTGAAGACGTAAAGACGCATGTGAAGCATCTGTCACGTGCATGTTAATGCGCATTAAGTCTAAAATTAGTTTACAATATATGAATGGTTAACCAATAACGTTCGAGTGTTTCAGCTTCGAAAATTACCTTAAATGGTATTCGTCTGAAATTCTGGAAGTTAATTTGTTTTGCATAGATAATTTACCTGTGTATCAAAGGCTATATAAACGCGGTTGTTTGCAACTAATATTAAGTCTACAAATTGGTATCGACGTGGTTTGACGATATGAAGCTCATAATCACATTTGGACTTGTGTTCTTTGCACTGTTTGCAAATGTCACTGCAGGTGATTCTAAAAAGTGAGAACAAAAAGCATTATTCGCATTCAATTCAATGCTGCTTGTAGCTGTTGAAATAAACATCAGATAACATTCTTAAGGAATTATATGTTAAGAAATGATATTTTTCTATTATAATTTCGtttgattaatttaaataaaattgtgcactttttttgcttgatttataaggaaaaaaaattCATTAAGCGAATTTactaataaaacatttatatttgcaattgtttgaaataataaaaaatgaagaaaaataaacatacataatattAAGAATGCATCATCCTGTATTTAAACCCGGGACCTCTAGCGAACTGGCTAACACTGCGCCACTATGACATTTGCCATGACTCTCAGACatcgtatttatttatttgtcatttttttcaaaacagtgaacaagtcccttaagcATATGGTCACTACCCTGCGTCATTCAACAACAAATTATCAGctatacataattttatatatcgACATTCTTATATGTGAATGTCCTATAAGAAGATGAATGGGAACTGTATTGTTATATACACCGCTAAGGCAAGTTATAGCTAGAAATAGATTTTCAGGAGCTTTGGTCATGTTGAAATTGTTATTTTGTGATGAGTGCAGCTATGAAGGTTAATACTTTATTTGGATTTGGATTTATATAGGAAGCATCATAAGACGGGCGGTTCATATTTAAGgtatttgtatattcttttagctGTTTCTGCAAAGTGGCTTTGGCTGGTGAGAAAAGAATCATCCAGGATCTGGGCAGCATAGATAGACAAACTAACTGGCTTTCCGTCCCCTGTAGTCGCATGGTCAACTGTCCGAACCTTTGCGACCAAGCAGTTAAGGTCTGGAGCTGTAACAACAAAGATGATTGCAACAGTCTGAGCAATGGCAAGAAAGTTATCCAGCATTACAAGGCCAGTGTGTGCTACGAAGGCTTTGGGCACGATGAGATGACTTGCGGAGTTAACTGTTAAACACGTATGATGCAATATAGAAGATAACGAAGATACACTCAGATTGATAATACTTTAAACCTTCGAACTGTCACCTGCTTTTGTAAATTCAAAATGCCTCTAAAATCAGCAGTATCGGCCTCTATAACATCGCATGTATATGTTTGATGCAACGAAATTGAGAATAGACACTTCAGAATTAACTCTTTATATACAATATGGTACTATAATGAATCAACATAACTATTCATTTACGACTATTATTTGTGTTATGTATCACAATTATCTCAAAAGCTGTTCCGGTGCTGCTACATACCTACGTGTTGAATGCTCTCTTGACTAGATACTTATGTATGTTGATATTTGTGTGCTTTGAAATTGTATACTGTTTATGCAATAAACTCTGAACTTGTAGTTCGAGTTGGATTACATGCTTGTAAAAATGCGTAATTGTCTCGTGGCCGAAAATTTACATACCAAAACATTTCTCGAAAGttaatgtccgaaaatttagagaaaccatggaaatatatttttacatctGTTTGATGTAATTTTACATCAAATTATTTACCACATAGTACAAAGATAAGAATATATATACTGTTGTATGaacctttaaaaattaaagttaaactaACATATAATGCCAATGtgctaattattattatttgctattTGATCGTTGTGTTAAACACATTCATATGTTTTGCAGAGCAAGTTGAGCCTCTATGTCACTCTTCTGATTTTGTGCGGGGTCATGTTGCAATAGGTAACTTAATTGATATTACTatcaataacaaaaaaaacactagTATCTATTAGTTTCCTTGTGAAGATCATTTGAAATGCGTAACTTCTTTCGGGCTAAATCATTACGTATATCGAATTCATATgcctttttacaaaaaatatattaaatgtgcCGGTAAACTGACTTCTTGTTTTCATATGCATGCTTTCTAACCGTCATTcagttttgtatacatatatgttagtTATCAGGGGATTAATAGGATGTATTCTGATTAAATCAAACATTCCAAAAATGAAGATGTAAATACAAAGGACAGATATTAGCAAAAACGCCATCTAActtcaaaatatatcatttcttCAAACCTGCAAAACTTAAGACGTACAActttatatattattcatttatgtttaaagtGTTTCGAGACGATCGCAAAACTACATTTACTCGCGCGAGTTTCACAGTAAAGTGTCGCAAGAAAAAAACCGGATCAAAAAGATATTTTATGTAACATACAAACACACATTCATGGGACGACTTCGTAAATATGCGAATCGAAAAAAGGccgaaataaaatttgaaaaagagCACTGAGTTCTTTTCAATATTTTGCTGTCTGACAAGGTAAACATATATTGCAAAATTATACAGAACACGAAGAATGATGTTCGTTGCTACATCAATCATCCATCGAAGCGGTTTCGGCGATAAGTCTCTAATGCTCACATTCGGGGAAAAATGATTATAAACATGCCGTTTCGATGCCGATTGACGCACGATGTCAGAAACGTATTTAATGTAATCGTCATTTGAATTCGCAGTCTGCAAACAACTATTCTGTTATGGCATCGTCAGAAGCCACTGGAATGTGCGCTTGTATACAGTTATTAAACGTACAAGATGATACAGAGAACATCGGCCGGCAAAATATTCAGCAGACTGCTGTGTggcatacaatatattttattgtattaattatacaaatgtatacattgtCGTTAAAGTTTTCAAAAGAAATCATAGGAATGACTTTGGACCGTCttgaaaatgtataaactttattaataaatatacttcATACATTTTGCTCTCTAAAACAATCAATCGCAGCTCTAATGTGTGTTACATGCAGCTTGTTTAGTAGAAGTTTACTAAGATCATACAAAGCATAGTCCCGGGATCAAATTTGGTAATGCTTGTGGGTTAGAGATTGTATATATTTACTTCATGGTATAATGATTGAATAAATCTCCTGTGAAACCTCAAAACTCAGGGTTTAATGTTTGATATTAAACTTTGATGTTAATATGGTTGAAATCATCATCCTGGCGTTAACAAGTGGCCACACCCTGAGGTTAATAAGTTTTATATAGACATGTTTATATAACATGAGTAATTTTTTATAGTGATACGAAACCACGTTTGTTACAATCATTAACTTGAGGTCGATATTGGCTTTCCCCTATGTATCACATTTTGTAAATAGACTTATATAACACATTAATTTTCACCAATGTCTGTATTGAAACCAGAAGTCCAAGAACTTTGATAGTTCGTATTTAACGTCAGATAGAGGCGATGTCAACATCTGTTGTTTTGTTTGCAAGCATGACTTTTGCACAAAAACAAGTCACTCCTCAGGGGTCACACTTCAATATACAGTTTAGTATAAATATAATGTTGAATGTAGGTCTTTGGAACAACATGACCCTTGATTGTAATATTTTAgatattacaatttataatggACATCTACGAAGTCCACATaggaaaaaatatgaaatttggaTGTTGAATTGATAGAAGGAATACATAAATGGCGTTTAAAAATGCTCAATAACTACTTGGTACCTATGTTTACTTTGATACAATGTTGCATCTTTGCAGATTTGACGATTTCTTCAGTTGACATGTTTTAATTTAGAAATACCAGAATAGTCAACCACTTGTGAATGTGAAATCGATCATTAAATTTAAATCACTTTATTCAAAAATCAGGTTTAAGTGTAATCATTAATAAAGTGTGAGAAGAAAACAGTGGGTTGCAATTGTTTGTGACACACATTTAATTTTTAGCTGAGGCtggaataatgttttttaattatttttgcaaagGACGAACACTGCATGAAAAGGGGAATACAATTGTTTGATTCGAATGAAACTAcacaaattgtattttatattaagatTGATTCGACGACCACGTTTGTAGTAAAGCACAACCACGTACACTTGTTTTAGAGGACTTTAcaataaacatgtgtattaattttcataaagattggtcaATCACTTAAGAAAATATGTCAAATGATGAACAGCACAAACAACACAAGATCAGATTTCACCATGAACGTCGAGAAGCCGAAAGATAGCTCTGTACCAGTgccgaataagaattgccatggcgaccaCAGAGATAGCCAGACAAAGCAGGTTGTGGAAAAGCAACGTTTGTGTACGTGCGTCCACTTTAAACCAAAACTTAcaattaatttttgaaagaagACCACCTAATGAAGATTTgtgataaattatttttaagacgaAACACAGGCTGGGACACATATTTCTAATTTGCCGTAACGCGGAATGATATCCACTCGTTTAAGAGGCCTTTATAAGAAATGTTTGTGTAAATTGTCATCATGATTCACTGACAAATTAAGTAAATTTCAgggaatacaaaaacaaaaaacaaagtaTTTTGCTTTTGATAATTCTTTCTATACACATGATAAAAACGAAGGATCTCATCATGATTATCAAAGCAACTTATAATTTTCCTTATAAATGATGATACAAAGAAAAACTACGATTGGGTATTTGTATTTGACAGGGCTTTTTCAAATTAACGCAAAAAGCAATTATTCTAAAGACCTTTTGTCTACAATGTGCAACAGAGATCAACCTTTCATTGGCACAGCTTAGTTGAAAAGTATCGAGACGTCCGTAAAGATTGCGACATCCTTCTTATATATCTAAAGAtctgaaacgatactaaatcaATTCTATAGGACCCGTggttatacgtatcattaaacatgtacatgtatagacTGCAATTATtgcaatattattaataaacatcAGACGGTAGGCATTAATTCACAATCGCAAAAATGCATAATTTAACTACACCATTCAAAAGACCAACCCCATGGACGCCACGGACCGAACAGCCCGCCCGCAcaccgccgatgcccaaagcgcacatAGGACGCATAAAATGCCCATCCAACACGTCAACTTGCGAAAAGTGAACACAGTGAAGCAATAGTTTTGATGAGCAGCAGTGATATTTGTAAGATGTATCAACCACCCCTACTCAAGAGAAGTACACacgacttcacgtacacccctaCACAATAGTCGCTAGTAATGAATGAAAGAATCATGTTTAACTACGAACGTGATGCGCAAACTTACTGCTCATGTTTCTTTTCATTTCTTTTCTATTTAAATGGCAGATGGACATAGACGGACGCAAGGCTTAAGTCTTGGTACCTTCGCCATCTACTGAAACCTCTacttttagagaaatctacaaataagcagctatacTATAtcgtaaacattaagtattatttttttgcaaacaaagtaaATACCACATGGTAACATTCATGGTGcaaattaaattatcaataaaacTCACCTGCTTCAGACTTCATTCATTGTATCAAAACTCCTCCATGGCCTTTCACAGTAAATAAATCGGTCCGTGTCAGGAACCCATATCACATAACTAAAAATTTGGACTTGAACCTAAAATATCGACGTTAATCATTACAATATTACACGTACAAATAATTTAACCGATTATTTTCACACTTATATTCATGGATAGGCGGGAGGGAATGTTTATAAACCTTTCTTCCTCCCTCTCCATAACTTATGCCCGACAAATACATATCAAATGGCGAATCAATATATTTGCAACTCAATTAAGCCCAAGACAAGAAACCCGTTCATGTTCGCGCTATAACATTACCACactttctcttctaaataatCTGTACCATACAAAACGATACCGTGTGTATATAACCGAGCATAAAAACATTTACTTGCCGTTCTTAGGTTTTGTTAATTTGGCGATCCTAAAACGGACCTTAAACCAGCGTTAAATTAAATACGGTATTGTAACTTAGTACTTTTAAGCTCAGTTGATACAGTGTTGGACTACAAATTCGAGGATCGCCGGTTCGATTAAGGCCCGGACCCAAAACATGTTTGGTCATAAAACTAGTACACGACCATTCTGCCATGCCTATGATTCAAAAAGGCAGTAGTCAATTACGAACATTTGTAGGCACACTAAGTTCTGGTTAACCATATAACCCAGGGTAAGGCAGACATATTGTTGAAAACGGCAAACAGTCTAAACTAACAAACACAAACTTGCTTATAAACGAAAACGTCgtaatataaaacatgttatcTTCTTTCACCTATTTTTGCAATAACAGTCATAGAAGTTTAATGTTGTAATTGTAATGCGTTTAAGTAACATAAAtgttcaaaatcaacgaacatttcgcttaatatttcgtaaaataatgttaacTCATAAACGTTCAGTGTTACTTGTAGCAATAGgcaaactttcaacgctagatgtggtatggtaacaaatatttaacgagataaaaaatgctcgtttttatatgTTGTGGCAATATGTATTCCATTTTAATAtcccgcaacgatatatattcatacgacacacgagtACTTatatggtacatgaacatgtgttgcatatattgtcccacaaaaacaaaaaagagcattttgtatcttgttaaaacTATGTTgcaagaccacatctagcgttgaaattttggctattgctataaggaacatgtTGTTTAagatgtgttaactttatttttcgaaacattgtacgaaatatttgttgatcttcagtgtttatgggcttttaatgaATTCTTCGACCAAACGTAATGGCATACTGTTTAGTGACTTTACTACACTCAAACAATGTTCATTCACATATAAATAATGCGCACGTCCCTGGCATCAGACGGAAATACCATCATTACGAAGTCAGTTATTGTTAACAATTCGGCATTCTTTTCAAAAAAAATTACTACAACACAAAACCACAAGATAAACATTGGTGAACACAAATGAAGGAAACGAGGGTCAGCGCCGTGTAAAGgctaataaaaaaaacttattgaggttaaaaccggtttaaagTCTTCCAAGCCTCAAACTTAGCTTAGattgaataaaaaacattatgTGAAATAAAAACAGGAGATCAACAATAAATTCGACAAGGCACATGTGTTTATAAGCTTGCCCATCGCGGACAGTTTCTTAAACTGGTAATCTTGACATGTGGGTATGCACAATCTGGATGTATTGTAATATCatgtattcaaatataaaattctAACACTTGTTCATTTAGCAGGAGCCATGGATATTTATTCTGATAGCTCTATAAATACGACAGAGAAGATGTAGGTATGATCTTCATAACTGACGATGACATGCATCTTCCGGCCCATCGTAGACAGATCCGGGTTTGCTGCGATGTCATTGGTATCATATTGTTAAGGTTCGTGTCGAAGGGAACTGAAACGAAAGTC carries:
- the LOC127865712 gene encoding uncharacterized protein LOC127865712; its protein translation is MKLIITFGLVFFALFANVTAGDSKNCFCKVALAGEKRIIQDLGSIDRQTNWLSVPCSRMVNCPNLCDQAVKVWSCNNKDDCNSLSNGKKVIQHYKASVCYEGFGHDEMTCGVNC